One Aegilops tauschii subsp. strangulata cultivar AL8/78 chromosome 7, Aet v6.0, whole genome shotgun sequence genomic window carries:
- the LOC120969036 gene encoding serine/threonine-protein phosphatase 7 long form homolog: protein MALEIASAQTADQIRQRSWGSAVLAATYRGMCNGCQLTSRKPALLGCPLFLQLWSWERFSIGRPDVRVHEPIDAMFDVDGIDMPTFGLCWTRRKRRFASDQTRKAYTALNEQFDAYTGVIWQPYTEAAIQARYPAGMSVLCTRDRDYWMTKSKIIFDVFIEEMAQQRVMRQFGLLQLELPPPIENPVPAHIHRLP from the exons ATGGCACTCGAGATAGCGAGCGCTCAGACGGCGGATCAGATCAGACagaggagttggggttcggcggtgttagcggctacataccgaggtatgtgcaacggttgccagcttacatcgagaaagccagcccttcttggatgccctctattcctacagctgtggtcgtgggagaggttctctatagggcgaccagatgtacgtgttcatgagcctatagacgccatgtttgatgttgacggcatcgacatgcctacTTTCGGTCTGTGTTGGACTCGTCGCAAG AGACGCTTTGCTAGTGATCAGACCAGGAAGGCGTACACAGCATTGAACGAGCAGTTCGATGCGTACACCGGGGTCATCTGGCAGCCCTACACGGAAGCAGCCATACAAGCGAGATACCCTGCTGGTATGTCTGTGCTATGCACAAGGGACCGAGATTACTGGATGACAAAATCGAAGATCATCTTCGATGTCTTCATCGAGGAGATGGCACAACAGAGGGTTATGAGGCAATTTGGTCTTCTGCAGTTGGAGCTACCTCCCCCTATAGAGAACCCGGTGCCAGCACACATCCACAG GCTACCTTGA